CCACTCCAAACAAATTGACACTACTAACTTTAAAAATGGCCTAGAAGGCCGACATGATTTTTAACCAAGAcagtcattttttattaaccgaagCGGTTACAAAAAACTAACTCGCAAAATTGATTGACCAAGGTGGTCATCCTAACGCATCCGCCTTGGTTAATTAATAATTGAGATTGATAATGTAACTCAACCGCCTCGTTAAAACAGGCCTAGCTCGCCAGCCGCAAAGGTCCAATTGCGAGCACCCAAACTTAGCCGCCTCTCTACATTTGGAGTCCACATTTCTttcactctccctctccctctccaccaAACTTAGCCGCCTCAACCCCTTCCCTGTCCCACGCCGGTGCGACCACGaccgcggtggcgcgcggcggcgtgcggctgcAGCGGCGCACGGTGGGCCGCGGTGCTAGGCCAGGCGTGCAGTGGTGGCGCAGATCCGTGCGTGCAAGCCAGCAAGGGGCCAAGGAGGGGCAGGGGAGGCGCTCGCGCCGCTCATGGAGGCCTAGATCCGGAGGCGTCAGGGCCAAATCCGACGGTGGCGGGGCCGGATATAGCAgctgcgtgcggcggcgcgagaGGTTGGATccgacggcgaggcggctgCGCATGGTGGGGACAGTGTGGGCTCGACGGTGTGgttccctccctccccttcatcctcggcggcgggcgggctggcggcggcacAGCCATGGAGGCCGGATGCGGCGATGCTCGGAAATTCAGAGTGTCCGGGTCACTGTCCAGAGTATTCGGGCAATAAGTCCGGAGTATCTGGGCCTTGCGCAGACGCGGTGGCGTGCGGCGGGACGGCAGCCGATACAAAGATGGTCTCATGATGGGCTCAGCAGGCCTGTGATGGGCTTGATGGGCTtttggttttttatttttatattcaattaaccgaggtggttgcATTAAAAAAACACCTCGGCAAAAGGATTAACCGAGACAAGCAGagaaaccgcctcggttaaggcCACGATTAACCATGACCTTAGCTCCGAGACGGTTGTAAATATTGCCTTGATTAATGCTTTTTGCGCGCCTCAGTTAaaatttctgtagtagtgtgatTTAGGATCAAGGACACCaactagagggggtgaatatgCATTTTTTAACTAAAAACACAAATACtaaagaaatttaattagtaacacaaGAGAGCTCCTACAACTAGCTCAACCTATCATTAGTGGGTTTTGCCATCTAGGATGACAAGAGGCAATTCAAGTACtagaaaagtaaattgcaagaattGAAATGAGCGAAGAGATAACCGCGCTTGACAAAAGAATTTTTTCCGTGGTGTcaatgacttgccggtcacccccaatccacgttgaggtggattcaaaGAATCAACCACTTTTCTATCAAGActcctcttgatcttgagccggcttgattCAATGAACCTCTCCTAACATTGATTCCACTaaagttgctcttcaccactccggtgaggtgagcagaCCTTGAAAAAAATGAAATTGCTCATCTTTTGACTTAAGCAAATACACATAGCAATATCTAGTTGAATCATATATCAAAGTCATGAATTATTTCTTCCCACCTTTAGTCAACATGCCGTTCATTTTGCACAAAGCGTAATGAACAAGTTCTAATGGTGCCAAGCTGCTTGCCTATGCAGCCCTATGAGGCTTGCATGGTTTCTTAGATTGCACACATACTTGAGACTTAGAATTATTGAGCAAAGTAGATTTCAGAATTAAAATCAAACTGTCAAGCTGCAACATAGaaccaaaattaacatgacaAAGCCGTGAATGCCAAGTATTTGATTCATCATCAAGATTCACAACTTTATTACAAGTGTCTGATAATGACAAGCGAAACAGACCATCATAGTCGTATCCTTTACCAACAAAGGGACCAAATTTCAAAACAACACATTTGGTTGATTGAAATACCAACTTACTCAATTATTAGAAATGGGTACAGTATGTGCTCGTTCATTCAAACAAACACTAACTTAAAGCCATTCGCACATAGGATAGATCCACTAACAAGATTTTTATTTATTGGAGGGGCATGTTGAATGTTCCTCGGTCTCTTTGCCGAAGCAAGCTTCAGATTGACCATACCAACACCATGAACAGCCACAATTGAACCATTCCCCCAACAATACGGATCTAATCCCTGTAACCTGGAAGAACAAAACAAAGAAATATTAGCACACACATGTATATTGGCCCCGGTGTCAATCCACCATTTTGGTAAATGACtaactgaaagaacagtagcaTAATTGTCATACCCTGATGTTCCTTTTCAATATCACCAATAAGAACATTAGCAGATTTTTCTACTATTACTACCGCACACATAGCATTTCCCTAGGTTCTTCTTCTTGTTAAAGTTGGTAATATGAGCAACCTTGTGCTTGAACTCAGTCTTCCCTTTGCCCTTGTTCTTATGGGATTGTAAATTCTTTTTCTGCACCACATGGGTGCTAGAACCTCCCTCATTTCAACAAGCACGCGAGTCCTTTGCTCTCACCTTTTTTCAATATCAAGAGTGTCGATAAGACTGGTCACAGTGAACTCCTGTTGCTTGTGTTtcagagaagtagcaaagttcCTCTAGGAAGGAGGTAACTTAGCAATGATATTGGCCACAAAATTTTCCGGAAGATTGCACTTGAAGTTGTCAAGCTCCTTTGCAAGCACTTGTAACTCATGAGCTTGTTCGACTACAGGATGATCATCAACCATCTATTAGTCATAGAACTATTCCATGACATACAACTCACTGCCCACATCAGAGACACTAAACTTTGCTTCAAGCATGTCCCACAACTCCTTGCCAGTGGGAAACTGCATGTATGCATCGACTAGGTTCTGTCCAAGAACACTAATCACAGCCCCTCTGAACAAGTTATCAACGGTCTAGTACGCTCTCCTAAAAAGTACGTGGCCCCATACACTATACCATAGCCCCTCAGTACCGACACCTTAGGAGTCGGTATAAGCACCCCATACCGACACATCATCAGTCGGTATAGAGTTATACCGACCCCTGGCATAGATCGTTTTAACTGGAGTCAATATAAAGTTATACCGACCAACACCACTATACCGCCCGATAGTTCGACGAGATAGTTAAGTTATACCGACCGATGGTTCAATGGGATAGttaatgtgattttttttaaaaaaaaggtgaGATCTGAGCATACATATTTCATATTGAGCTTCAAAGGTTCAATCATCGTATACACGGGAGTCAACTTCAATAACCATACATCTTCCTAACATATGTGATCCTTTTACATAACAACTCATAGCATATTTGACCAAAATTTCACTACAGCTCATAACATATTTGACCAAAATTTCACTACAGCTATAAGAGCCTTCTAATGGTAGGAAAACCCAGAGACCAGGTATATCTGACTCTCCATATTCAAAACCTTTGTACTTTCCCCCGAGAAACGCCGATTGCTCCTCCGCCGATCCATCATTGCTCCCCGTCCATCTCTGCACGCATCCATCGCTGCATGATCCTGCCGTGCTACATCCATTGCTGCATGATCCTGCCGTGCTCACAAGCCTCATGTCGCCACCCAGCCTGCACGTATCTTTTGTCATACAGAATGCAAGCAAGAAGACTGATAGAGTATTATGTGATTATTGCACCATAGCTCATATAGAATTGAATAATACTGATCAGGGCTGAACAATAGCTCAACTAAGCTCATATAGAACTGAACGTTCACAATCAGAGGATCAGGACCAACTCACCAAGAACCAAACTAGCCATCATGATTAACTGAAATATTACTTGGGAGTACCTTGTCCAAACTGAACTAAAACTGAACCTAAGATAGCAGGCAAACAGCATTGGGTCAAGGACACATCATGGAAAAATAAAAGGCAAAATAGCACACATCATGGAAAACAGTTCCCTGTCTTACCATGCACTTCAATTCTGCCTCTATTGACAAAATGCTCTGATCTCTGAACTAATTGGTTTCAACTAATTATGACAGCTCTGCCTCTGTAGCAAATTATATTGTGGTAGAGAATAAGTTTTCAGCTAATGAAGCTAGTATGAAGAGAATTTGCTGTTTCGTGATAAAAATAAGAAGATGCAGGTTCTGAATCACAAACGAGTATTACATGGCAATTTCAACCCTGGACAATGTCACTTTGCAATGCAACGACAGAGCATATTGCTGTTCAGTATTTCTATCTAAAGTGGTCAAATCAATGGATAAAATGGAAACAAAACAGTAATACCAAAACATTCCAGAGTTTAATCAACACCTAGTACCACCAAGCAAGCTCCAGGCCATGACCAGTAAATCCTCAACAGAATAGTCTAGACAATAGCGTTTATTAGAAGCTATGGGGGCAGGAAGAGATCTAATAAACAAAGATTAGCCCATTACCTGGATACGGGGGAGACAACTCGAGGAGGAGATGAACGGTGGTGGCGGAATTTCAACACAGCAGAGGCAGATCTTGGAGACGAGCATGTTGATCCGCTGCTACTGAGGTCAAGGTTGCCCCCGTCGGCAGTCGAGGGTATGCTGGCACGGCGCCGCCCGCGGctcccctcccttctctcccccaGCCCGCCACCCCATCCCCTCCCTCTTCCCTCGCCGACCCCCCTCCGTTTTCCCCCACCGTCACCTCCTCTGCCGCTcctccctccacctccgccactgctccctTCCCCCTCTCCTCTGGCGCGGGAGCTCGAGTTGGGCcggaggcggccggccggcggcgggagctcgAATCGCGGGCAGAAGCGGCCGGCCCACAATGGGAGCTCGAGGCGTGGGTGGATGCGGCCGGCGCAGGAGGCTGCCGGCAGCGGCGGTCGACGCGGGAGGCTGCCGGCGGCAGCGGTCGGCGCgggaggtgggcggcggcggcctgcagtCTGGGGATGAGATGCATTCGTGGTAGGGAGAGGAACGGATAGGGTTTGGGTGTAAAAGGAAACTCCTGACGGTATGTATTGGGCTTGTTATTGGGCTCTTGTCGATTCCTCTCGGATTCTGGTAGTGGAAGGCCTGGTCCACATATGCCGACCGATCCTTGGACCTTAATATTAGCAAATAGCGACTTATATTGTGTTGTAAGATCGAAATATTTGTAACGACCGATCCTTCGTTGCTATAACGCAATATACCGACCAACAACCCGACgcatatctataccgaccaatCGTGCAACGGTACTTTTACATTTATAGCGACCCTTGTGTGACGGTAGAATGGTATTGTGATATAGTGATAGAGGACCTTCAGGGACGAACCATATGTATCTATGAGACCCAGCCCAACCCTGCCAACCCATTTTTTGTAATCCGTTCCATCGAAAAGCATTTAGTTTCAGATGCACAACAGAACTAGGAACAGAAAAAGACCTATCAAGCTTTTGGATTGTTGGAATTAGAGGTATTTTATAGTTAATTTTAATCCAAAACATAAAGTAAATCATGATAAATATGATAGCATAAATAGGAGAAAAGTTCATGATACATGCAAAAGCGACAAAAATCAGGATGTACCGAAAGGTGGGGTCAATGCTGAAGGCACCGGATGCGCTGTTACATAGGTTAGTCGATATTCTGATCAGGCCTATTCGATGCAGCTGATCAAAAGTGGATGTTGTGCGGGTGATTGCATTGAAAATGCGCCTCCGAGGAGTTGATGCAACGAGCAGTCGCGTAAAGCGCAACCCAAAAACTTAATCGCTCTCTACTTGGTGCAGAGTCTCGAAGAGGATGAGGTTCTCGAGGCCCGCTCTTCCaggtgttgacgaccaaaattagtcaatcggtctgaccggtgtctgtaggcggtctgaccggtcggggtttCCTGTAACCGGTCTGGcacgaccgaccggtctgaccggtgggtctgctAGGTCAAGGCAAAGTCCAAGTACAACTTATGATTTTCatcgatttagatcttgtaatatgaTTTCTTGCGGGGCAAGTCCACTccatcctataaatataaagggccacggccgattgagggatcCAATCACATCTATCGAACACATTTTGtctttttaccttttctttatCCTAATCTTTTCTAACCTCGATATGCTGTTCTTCTTTCATCTCCATGGTGTTTGAAGATGCCCTAGCTAGCCtaccgagcctagggcaactcAAGATGCGCTTGCCCTGATGGGGTTCCTCCCAGGCGGGCGTTCGTTGGATCCTCGTTGGGCTGCCCCGacgagaccggtctgacagaTCCACCATACCAGTCTAACTGGTTGGTGCTATGGCGCTGCAAGGAGCATCGCCGTGTGCTGCACGTTCGTCTACGATTGTGTGTTGGCCCCGAATCGGCGTCAACATATTTTTGGCAACTCCGCTGGGGAACAAGAATCATGTTATCATGGCCGATTTGTCGAGCCCTAGCGATATGGTGGCACATGAAGAAGTGCCCATGGTGTTCCTTGAGGGTCTTCGGCAAGAAATAGATCGGGTGGCTGGCTGACGTATTGATTTTATCATACATATTGGATAATAAACAAAGGGATTATCAAAGAGCCGCCATCATATAACGTCGTGCTACGAGAGGTACTATCTACAAGTATTCTATCTAGTAGACAATATAATTATATCAAATATAGGCTTGATAAATCTAAATCTATTGATATGGTAGATAATATAGATCTAGCTTTTACTTCTAAGCAATCGGCTATAGAAGAAAATAAATCAATACAAGAGCCGATGGAAATTAAAGCTAATTCTAAGTTGGTAATCCTTGCAAAAATAAGCCAACTAATGTTAGTGTTGATCAAAATACAATTCGGTTGTCTCAAGCCGAAGTTGTTGATCCTAAAACCTCCAGTAAGAACATAAAAACTACATCTAGTAATCTCatgctcggggggcaacaagACAAAGATAAAAGGATCCTGTTGTCACAAAACCGATCTCACTTCTTTGTCTAGGGTTTCCGGAAATAAATCAAAACCAAAGATGGTTAAGCCCAAAAAACCTGATATTGGTGTTTGGAAAACAGTTGAAGTCAAAGGCCGTAGAAAgcatcaaaaggaaaagccgAAGCCTATTCATAGAAAGCTTCTGGCTAAGTTCAAAAGGCAAATGAATGTCAATGATACTAGTCGGCCTAAAAATTCCAAGCAACCAAAATCTGCTCCAAAACAGAAATTCCATGATCAAAATCGGCAATGAAATTATTCTCCTATGACAATGTCGTTCCCATCTCATAGATGATATATGCCTCTGCCATGTGAACTTTATTATAGCATGCCTTATTTGTAACTGTCATGGTCTTTTAATTCATATATGTAGTTTCCTCGTACATATTTTTGTTCAGATCATATTACATATAAGGAATCGGCAATTAAAAAGTCACCACCTCCCAACAATGACCATTTTAATCATAAAAAACGGTCCGTGCAGAAAAAGAAACATAAGGTGACTAAACAAGTCTATCGTGTTAAAAAAATGGGAGATTAACTAAAAATTCGGATTTGACACTAGACAAAGAAAAGCCAATCATTGAAGAAATATTGGCTAGTTTTGTTGACCAGTTTGTCCCCAATAGAGATCACACTTTAAAGAATATAGCTGAACAAAAACCAAGTTCGGTTGGGAGGCAAGATGGTCGCAAAGTGACTAGTTCCGAtgaaaccggtctaaccggtgatgaggacatcactcctatGGATATACAAGAGGTTCCTCCGCTGGACATTCAAACCATTCAAGGTCCAATCACAAGAACTCGCGCGCGACAATTAAATTTAGAGGTGAGCTCGCTCCTAAGCATTTCTATTAATAATTGTGAGAATGGTTTGCTACCTAATTTTTACAATGTGATTAGGAACCAAGGAGAGGGCCAGGGAACACATGGAGAGGAGCATGGAGGCGTGGAGGAACAGCAAGGGCCGCCAAGCCACATGGAGGCCCAATCCAATTTAACTTCGAGTCCACCTCGGAGTCTAGGAGCAGCCTGACGTAAATTGGATGCCCAGGCCACATCCGAAGTCCGAATTCGACGATCCACATATGGACGGAAAgctaatttcatggagcttctattGGCGTTGGTTTCAGGCCCAAAATCATTCTGAGTCATCGGTAATTGTCTGAGGAAGTTGACGTTCAGAATCTGTCCCGGTGCTGCGACATCGTAATTTAGCCTTTGGGCCGTGTATCTTCGTTGAGCCCATTAGGGGCGCGTCCAGGGGGGAGCCACGCCCCTATCCCCTATATCTCAGTAGCCGCCGCCCTcattagggttcgggttttgcTTTAGACCAATCTGTCTTCGAACAGTCGCCGTCTTTCAGTTTGTAGAACCCCAACTTTCgagcttaatcattcatctgcagttGTCACTTCAATTTGAgtgctgcgtttctttcgagttcttacttgtgttcttcgtttcGCAGGTAGGATTAGCCTTCTCGGCAAGGTCAACCGGATTGTGACTATGGTTGATAACCAGatgagttgtggtgctaagattgcgggGTTCGAGTTGCTGACTTGAAGCCGGATTGGTGTGTCGCATTCCGACCAAAACGAGTTATCCTtcacctgacggaagatcgggcaCCCCGTTcatatcaagtggtatcagagacTCAGGTATTACCGTCAGGCTTACCCTAGTTTAGTTTGTTCCATCGTCCTATAGAGTTGCTGGTAGCAAAGGTAAGAAAGAATTAAAGCTTGAACCAACCGGTGTCCAAACCGGCCTGACCAGTTTTGTCAGAAATTCTGGCAGAGATCAATGTGTCACGCCAAGAGGTAAAGAGATGAAGAACAAGCCGAGCTTTGCTCAATTGCTATATAAATATCAGAAAATAGCCGAGCAAAGTAAAAATAATCGGTTAGGAGTTTATCAAAGTAGGAATTCTTCATGACCAAGGGCAAGAAGGCATCAACGGTCATCACATTGGTCTTCATCATTTATTCCATCAATGCATATGCCATGGATCCCATATTCAGGTATAGATAATCCTAGTCCACGGTTCTATTATAATCCTTGATTGTCATATTATAGCTATCAACATTCTACTTACATTTTACCAAGGAGCTATGACTTATATAATCGGCCACCATGGCCGTGTCAAAATTTCAGTTATTAAAATAAACTCAGTTGTTTAAAAGCCGAAAATAGTAGTTTCATGCATATTGTACTTGCTAGGATCTTGTTTCCGCTATAATAGCATCCATAAAGATTTTACAAGTCAAATCTTTTATCACccttagcaaaaaaaaatggccgatgtattATTGATCATCGTCATTAGATAATTATGGTCCAGAATATGTTCTTTGGCACGCATACCTTGCCAAAGAACAGGGGCTTATGCTGATGACCAAAATTGGCCGAGCGGCCTGACCGGTGTCTGTaggtggtctgaccggtcggggtttCCTGTAACCGGTCTGGcacgaccgaccggtctgactggtcaaaggaagagtccgagtacaacttgtgattttcatagatttagatcttatAATAGGATTTCTTACGGGACAAGTCCACTCAACCCTATAAATATCAAGGGCCACGGCTGATAGAGGGATCCAATCGCATCTATCGAAcacattttatcttttttattttttctttaccctaatcttttccaacctcgatatgatgttcttccttcatctctatggcgtttgaagacgccctagctggcctgccgagcctagggcaacccaagGTGCGtttgccccgacggggtccctcccaggCGCGTTCATTGGATCCTCGTTGGACTGCCCCgacaagaccggtctgaccggttggtgccgCGGCGCTGCGTGCTACACATTTGTGTACAATCGTGTGTTGGCCCCGAATCGACATCAACACCAGGACACCTATGCGCCCAAGCTACTGAAACAGAGATGCAGAGGAGCAGCGACAACAATGTAGAGAGAGTGTGAGTGTTGTTCGTGCAAGTAGAGGAGAGGAACACTATGTATATAGTCACCCGTAGCCCTTTGGGCGTCCAGATTCATTGCAGCAATTACAACCATCAAATCATCCG
This genomic interval from Panicum virgatum strain AP13 chromosome 8K, P.virgatum_v5, whole genome shotgun sequence contains the following:
- the LOC120645612 gene encoding translation initiation factor IF-2-like, which codes for MSGYFGFRSQGAPRPDRSDRLIAAAEEVVYELVAEPQEPQGPAPQQEVRGELAQGPAHPSVEQQTQAQYIPSGVSFYTQTLSVPLPTTNASHPQTAGRRRPPPAPTAAAGSLPRRPPLPAASCAGRIHPRLELPLWAGRFCPRFELPPPAGRLRPNSSSRARGEGEGSSGGGGGRSGRGGDGGGKRRGVGEGRGRGWGGGLGERREGSRGRRRASIPSTADGGNLDLSSSGSTCSSPRSASAVLKFRHHRSSPPRVVSPVSRFSFSSVWTRYSQVIFQLIMMASLVLGWVAT